A single genomic interval of Rosistilla ulvae harbors:
- a CDS encoding histone H1-like repetitive region-containing protein, which produces MTRKPTTRKPTTRKPTTRKPTTRKPTTRKPTTRKPTTRKLTTRKLTTRKLTTRKLTTRKLTTRKLTTRKLTTRKLTTRKLTTRKLTTQRLTTQRLTTQRLTTQRLTTQRLTTQRLTTQRLTTQRLTTRRRKKNSLGSALGLLFAAPRQFLNLRGFRARYASQSLRSSLDGRSVL; this is translated from the coding sequence CTGACAAGAAAGCCGACGACAAGAAAGCCGACGACAAGAAAGCCGACGACAAGAAAGCCGACGACAAGAAAGCCGACGACAAGAAAGCCGACGACAAGAAAGCCGACGACAAGAAAGCTGACGACAAGAAAGCTGACGACAAGAAAGCTGACAACAAGAAAGCTGACGACAAGAAAGCTGACGACAAGAAAGCTGACGACAAGAAAGCTGACGACAAGAAAGCTGACGACAAGAAAGCTGACGACAAGAAAGCTGACGACTCAAAGGCTGACGACTCAAAGGCTGACGACTCAAAGGCTGACGACTCAAAGGCTGACGACTCAAAGGCTGACGACTCAAAGGCTGACGACTCAAAGGCTGACGACTCAAAGGCTGACGACTCGACGTCGGAAGAAAAATAGCTTGGGCAGCGCGTTGGGGCTTCTTTTTGCAGCCCCACGACAGTTCTTAAATCTGAGAGGATTCAGGGCTCGCTACGCCAGCCAATCGCTCCGATCATCGCTTGATGGTCGGAGCGTTCTATAG
- a CDS encoding zf-HC2 domain-containing protein, whose protein sequence is MNHQEPPTPFGRADDWTRCAPGTLSQFVRRQRRERRRKTVRRVVLPTLLVGCLGLGVWAQTDPNAPTPCPFGVMDCGEIQAQLPQYVRGDLEPETQDAFQRHIEQCPACSAKMRELENPQSPVAAAGTSTKPNVVAQHPGSRWPLS, encoded by the coding sequence ATGAATCATCAAGAGCCTCCCACCCCGTTCGGAAGGGCGGATGACTGGACGCGCTGCGCCCCCGGCACTCTCAGCCAATTCGTGCGACGCCAACGCCGCGAGCGACGACGGAAAACGGTCCGACGCGTCGTCTTGCCAACGCTGCTGGTCGGCTGTCTCGGGCTCGGCGTCTGGGCTCAAACAGACCCTAACGCTCCGACGCCCTGCCCTTTTGGGGTGATGGATTGCGGCGAGATTCAGGCGCAATTGCCGCAATACGTCCGCGGCGATCTGGAGCCGGAAACCCAGGACGCATTCCAGCGACACATCGAGCAGTGTCCTGCCTGTTCGGCAAAGATGCGGGAGTTGGAGAATCCGCAGTCGCCGGTCGCGGCGGCAGGAACTTCAACGAAACCTAACGTCGTCGCTCAACACCCTGGCAGCCGCTGGCCGCTTTCGTAG